Within Sorghum bicolor cultivar BTx623 chromosome 2, Sorghum_bicolor_NCBIv3, whole genome shotgun sequence, the genomic segment ATCCTGGCGAAAGAAGGAAATCAATCGCCGAATCCTTTCCTTCCCTCGGTGCAGGAATCAGCTATGCCGACGCGCTGCCGCCTCCACGAAGTGCCCTTTCCCCGGTCcctatttttctctctctctctcacgtgCTCGGCCTCAAATCACATCGCCGCCATGGTTTCATCATCCGCGCCTACACCGGCACCTCGCCAAGTCGGACACCGTCGGAGACCCCGACGCGCCACGACTGCCACATCGACATTGTTGCCCTCCCGTCGATGCGCCGCCCCTTCATCTCCCCCAGCTGATCAACGTTTGGGCGGTCGGATCAACACCGTCGCCTGTCAGATTCACCCGCTGTCGCCGCCTTCCCGTCATCTCGCCGCGCTAGATCTCGCAGCATCGCCACTGTCTCTTGTGACGTATCTGCCATCTCGTGGAGCTAGGGTTGGGAGAGGGAGGACAACGTGAAGTCTGGCCACAACGGGCACCCCCCTTCACGGTCGTGGTTGACCAGCCGCCACCCTCGCACCAGCCACCACCGCCTACAGAGAAGAGATCTCCAACTGCCCACCATCATCGCTAATGCCAGCGACCCCGCAGCCCGCATGAGGTAGGGTGGCGATACCCCGCCGCGCAAGGCAGCGAGAGGCGCGCGCGAATGGGAGTCTGAGATGCGTGCTTTTGTGCCTTGGCGGCTTGGCATTTAGGGTAATTAATAGAGATGGAGCAGAGGTACTGGGCACAAGCGTTGCTCTATCGCTCTCACCTCTTATCAATCCAAGACGGGGAGACGCCCTGGAGGTGCAGCCGTGCGGGTCCGGCGGCTCGCCTCCCGCGCTCTCCTAGCGGCCATGGGGCTGGTGGTGAGTGCTACCATGGGAAGCGGCTGAAGTTGCTGGACAACGGGACCAGGGATGGATGTCCCCCCGACGGCAAGCAAAGGTAGATCATTTGGTTAATTTTAGTTTCAGGGCTCCCAATTTCGTTGTTGTTGAATGATTTTATTCCTTCTCTGAATTCTTATTTCATTGTCTATGTTCTGTCAGTGTGGAAATGAGCAGTGGCGTTCTGATTTTGATATAAGTGTTTTGTGCAGGTTCtcctcttctttgtctcatgcaCAACATTTGGAATTAGGTGATCAGCAATCACGGAGATCTCTGCTGTGGCTAATGAAGAAAAATTCAGGTTTTCAGTTGAGGAACAGTGGAGGACTGACAAACTAGATTTACAATTTCAGGAAAATAGGTGCTCAAACATGACGCATCTGTACTTTTGTATATCCCATGCTAATCGCTACTATTGGTCTTTTAGCCAAATGTCACTGCTATTTGTTTAGTGCGATCTGTTCCACATGTGGTCTGTAGAGGTTGAGTTGGGCTGCTCAGTCACCGATGACGCCCATACAGAGGTTTCAACCAGCCTCCAACATGAGTGTCAATAGCCGCTGATGGGTGAAGTCACGCCACAACCATGAGTTCCTTATCAACATTTCTGTGCCTTGCCACCAGCAGCGACAAGATCCAGATTGGATTCGACGTCCTGGGGCCGCCGCGCCAACATCACCCCCGGATCTACTCTGATGGGTTTGCCAGTCATGTTCGGAAGCATCAAGGGCCGAGCAGCAAAGGATGGCTGAGCGGCTGGAGGCTCAAGAGCGCCAGCGAGAGGCCGACCAGCTTGCCCATCAGCAACAGATGGCAGATATGATAGCGTTCCTACAGTCGGTTGGGGCCCAAACGGGTGTAGCCCTGCCAGCTACGCTACTGGCTCCACGGCAACCCTCTCATGTATTTACTACTCCTATTAATACTCCTGTGAGGAAACTCAATGACACAAGTAAGTCCTAAACTAGTGTATATATAAACCCAGCGACTGGGAGCCAGGAGGGAACTTCTTGAGTTCGATTGCCTGTCTGCCGCACGCGGGACTCCAACCCGACTACAGCTCCGACTCCGAGCAAACATCTGTTTAGTTCCTTAAAAAACACAGTATATCATCAAATATTTGaacatatatacataaaatatattaaatataaatttaaaaataactaataatTATATAGACTAGCAAAAGTGTTCGGGTGTTGCAACAAGAGAAGTTAATTAAGTAATCAATTACATCTGTAAATACTGCAGGCAAATAGAAAGGGTCAAGGACATACGTACTTCATCGTTTatttctcctacaactaaaaagactaaagagTGGATAACTTTTGGTACGACTTTTGCCTTCGTCCTGCCAACTTCTCCCCGTGCGAACATGACCGGTATTAGAAAACAGAAATTTAATCCTGCAATCCACTAGTAGAAAGAGGCTCAAAGCTGGcgccccctttttataccacaggtggttccagttacgacgcgcctgtggtataaatcgGGTGGTGTCAGAGATTTTCGGCCGCCTGTGGAAAAGATTATCACAGGCGGTTGCAACCGCCTGTGTTATCTCTGTATAAATAcaccttcttcctccccgattagaacacagtatctcgcacccaccttccattggggcgattttggagttccagatttctcaaaatacaagggggaggttttgatcttcatttctaggaaggaggttactaaaagaggttagtttacgtccctattgcctcaatttgctcattctagctcaatttgagccactttttggatctagggtttcaccatgagtaagagagaagaatagctagctttttgtcttgatttgttgatatggttagatggggttgtttaatatggttggataatgtctctcaacatgtttgcttctcagtttagctagtttttacaagattaaaccaatggtgtgttcttgtatatttatgtagagagataattgttgattttttttaattatatgatagttaggttttttattgtcaccttccacatcatctatctatttataatgaatgttgtatttatatagttatgctatacttaggttttctaatttatgtctctctctctttataaatttttcaatttatttatcaacatgtatgtatgttttatgagtgagagagaataatagatagcttcttgtctttatttgttgatatggttagatggggttgcttaatatggttggataatgcctctcaacatgtttgcttctcaatttagctagtttttacaagattaaaccaatggtgtgttctttgtatatttatgtagagagtgaattgtggattttttttaattatatggttgttagattttttattaccaccttccacatcatctatctatttataatgaataatgtatttatatagttatgctatacttagattattttttaattatgtaacttaggttttttcctttaatctcaagcttaaccataaaccctagctaataaaccctagataaatcctttgtaaacccttagatcatatgaatggtgttttacaggtagtgatggagaggtcattttggatgtataatttatcaagactagattcatcatacataactgaggtccagaggtttattgatgttgctcaaaaccatgcttcaagaacaagaaagacacacatacattgtccatgcatggattgtagaaatcttgttgtatctgatgacattcaacaaatccttactcatctggtccgtcgaggatttatgaaagattacttgatttggacaaagcatgaaGAGGGTAGCTCTGCGCCTTATACAACTGGAATTGTTGACGGGTTTGACTTCGTACACGAGACACAACAACCTAATACCGATGGTCTAACCAccgaacatgttgtgccaaatgttcttgatcatggttttattggaggaaatgaagatggcaccgaaactaacatggctGCGGAAGATGGAGAATTTcaagaggcaatgttgcgtcgtcatgcggaagatccatcagtgttcttcatgaaaggtatggaggccctaatgaaggcagcagaagagcctttgtatgatgagtccaagggttgcaccaaagagttcacgacgctgcggtctgtgctaaaattgttggtgtgcaaagctagatatggtctttctgatgctggctttgatgcgttcttaagcattatcgcagacatgcttcctaaggataacaaagtgcctgctaacacatattatgcaaagaagctaatcagcccactcacaatgggtgttgagaagatccacgcttgtagaaatcattgtatcctatatcgaggcgatgattatagagacttggacagctgtcccaagtgtggtgcaagtaggtacaagacaaataaagactacataGAGGAAGAGTGTGTTTCCTCTGTGCCTAAGGGCAAAAAATGAAAGAAGGCCCAACAAAAGACCCAGAAGagtagttcaaaacccaccggcaaagaaaaggaagaagtagactattttgcgcagaaaaagattcctgctttggtgatgtggtaccttcctgtgatcgatcgattgaggtgcttgtttgctaacccagaggatgcccaacttatgagctggcatgcttctgatgagcacaaagacgatgggaagcttcggcacccagccgatggccagcagtggaaagatttcaatgaaaaccacaaggactttgctaatgaaccaaggaatgttaggttcgcactgagtactgacggaatgaattcatttgctgagaggagcagcaagcacagcacatggccagtgatcctcaccatctacaacctccctcaatggttgatgcagaagcaaaagtaccttttactaaccatccttatctctagacctacacaacctggagttgatatggatgttttcttggagcccttaatgcaggacatgaagatactatggACCTAAACATGTGTTCAAATATTCGACGAGTACCGCAAAGAatcattcacactgagagcaattatctttgttacgatcaatgactacccagctctctttacattatcagggcagttcaagggaaagtttggttgtgtggtatgcatagatgacaccacttacgtgtccctaactgcatctaagaagatagtgtacatgaggcacagacgcttcttatccaaaggacacaggtaccggctgaaaaagatggataagtactttgacaataatagtgaactacagactactgctccatcaggtaacagtaaaggccaaagagttttcagcatagtcaacaaactcaaatttgtttttgggaagaagacaaaagatggaaaaccaagaaagaatgtcaagccagctccaggggctacattcaagaagaagtcaattttcttcgagtatttggaatactggccagagttagacgtacgccacgcgatcgatggtatgcacgttcagaagaacgtgtttgaaagcgtaattggcaccttgttggacatgaagggcaagacaaaggaaggattaaattcacgtttggacatggtacagttaggcataaaaaaagaacttcaccctgttaggctagaaaatgggaagtacgacctcccggcagcaagctacaacctcaacaatgaagagaaacatgagatgtgtgtgtggttgaagaaattgaaagtcccatctggattctgctctagcatacggagtattgtgtcaatgaaagaccttacactcaccaactacaactcacatgattgtcatgtcatattgactacttttctccctattgccattagggctataaacccaatgtggataaaggttgcaattacacggttgtgctacttcttcaacAGAATCTCACAAAAGGTGATTGAACGTGATGAGTTGGTGTCTCTTAAGGAATTCGCAGTGGAGACAgtttcacagtttgagatgtgtttccccccagcattcttcgatgtgatggttcaccttgtggtgcacttggtttcacAAATAGAGGCATTGGGTTCCATGTATTTGCATAAGATGTGGACGTATGAACGcttcatgtcaatactaaatgcctatgtatcaactcgtgctcgtctagaggcgtctatggtagaggggtacttaaccgaagaggccattgagtccggaggtccattctgcaatagggtcctaaaagaccaggttgcaataggtttgcctccatcacgacatgagggtaggctgaatggaagaggtaggatgggaaagaaatcatacgtcccaaaagattacaattcagtcctcgaagcacatcacagtgtcctgcatcagctctcgataatggagcctttgatcaatctacacattgaagagcttcaaaaacataatcatgggcacacagatgaatggataatgaaggaacataagaatcagttcacctcatggctaagggagcaggacattccagatggggaaacactcgaggatcgcaccatcaaggtcttggcatctgggccatcacgccaggtcacgacttggcaaacctatgaTATTAGTGGCTTCACGTTATGTGCCAAGTCCAAAgaccaaaagagcatgacacaaaatagtggtgttcgatgcgacgccttagactctgaaactggtgaggaaacaacttactttggcttcgttgaggacatatgggaactagactatggtacatttcagatccctgtatttcggtgttaatgggttgaagacaaacatgtcacagtggacaactatgggattagagttctagatctaagcaaggtaggctacaaagatgatccatggataatggctaaccgtgctgcacaggtcttctatgctgagcaggtcctctctcctaacgataagaagaaaattatggaccatccaaagcacatagttttctctagaaagcaacaagccatcggagttgatggtgtatctgacttggatgaatttaaccagttcagtgacatatctctctttgtagacgaccatccagtaaagataaagaatgttgagcgaagcattccacagagctcgttgctctgggtgcgtcacgatggacaaggaagaacagtagctgcctagattttatttgtcatttgccacgtaatctatttatgataaaatgtATACCTTATGCTACGTGcccttctctatttctacatGTAAGACCCTATACTTATTTCTACATCTAAGACTTACCATGTCGTAACACTTAGATATTGTATTGGTCTCAAACTTACTAagggttactagtgccattgatgttcaatccaccaagtttgggatttttctgatgttgtttgttactttatccggtttaattgaatttccgtgcgacgtcacccactaattagcgcttgaactaagtctacccctaaaatgactccaaatggtgccaaacttctccacagggtcttatataccataggaaataaaacttccttgtggttggtggaaaaacctagtgggatctaggtgtagtccaccatttttcatctcatttagcacaaagaaaaatgtaataatagcttgcatgaccagaaaatcctaagatcttgtgtggggttatcatttgagtgtagaagcttgccaaaaaaatttcaagacatttggagataggcataacatacatgcttcacaaacgtataagagtcattccaccgaactatgctcaaacatatgggttcctcacatttatattgtcaacgataaattgcacaaaggaatatatttttcatagcatttacacactacaataaagctaacaaaattggatttacaTTTTTCTAGTATTCCaagaattatttatgtattaaagaagatatgaggcacatattcaatttaaatcattttaaataaagctgcatataaaagtatctcaaatataaaatttcatatttttaacatgtagATCTACTTAATAGAAACACAATAAACTTTTTTCACTATATTTGGACCAATATTtgataagatatgaatttttgaagtttttaaaataattctgcaaaataatttaaaaactaTTTGAAAATCATTTCTACTGGCGGCTCTTctagccaaccgcctgtagaaaagcATTTCTAAAGGCGGTTCACATAGccacccgcctgtagaaatgcatttctacaggcggttggcattgaccaccgcctgtagaaatggtttgtacaggcggtggtcaataccACCCACCAGTAGAAATGGCTGCGGTATATATTGAGGAGACTGAAATTTTCGTAAGTCACAAGGCGGGCCAGTTTTTCAAACAGAAGATACGCCGTCAGGCTGTCGGACGCTAGCTCTGCCCGCCGTTGCGACGCCTCGGAGCCCTTCGACGTCTTCGCGCGAGGTAAGCTTCTCTGCTCTAGGTGGCCAGCCAAGGAGATAAGTGAACGGGGGATagaggcggccggcggcggtgcGAGGCGGGTGCGGCTGCGACggtgcggctgcggcggcggcggctggtgcGAGGCGGGTGCGGGTGCGGGTGCGGCTACGGCAGCGGCAGGTGGCGGGTGCGGCTGCGGCACCGGCGAGTGCGGCTGCGGCGGCAAGTGCGGTGGGAGAGAGAGGGCCGGCTG encodes:
- the LOC110432400 gene encoding uncharacterized protein LOC110432400, which codes for MEQRYWAQALLYRSHLLSIQDGETPWRCSRAGPAARLPRSPSGHGAGGECYHGKRLKLLDNGTRDGCPPDGKQRFSSSLSHAQHLELGDQQSRRSLLWLMKKNSGFQLRNSGGLTN